A window of the Brassica oleracea var. oleracea cultivar TO1000 chromosome C1, BOL, whole genome shotgun sequence genome harbors these coding sequences:
- the LOC106332602 gene encoding uncharacterized protein LOC106332602, whose amino-acid sequence MGPLAAPWGHRRGKVNDGDEGSMKLGLGEFIWGRVFIQFSELGICSLVCQTVLFSLYGFVGRSGLTSKGSRNGCYALLLMMRRILIYRRFSNRAIFGKFFPKSAARATVPGGPSVPCSTAKAVEWDAAWSQNLDLSGCAALGVHVAAYEEDKAEGTRPKKLQAEKTAEGIV is encoded by the exons ATGGGCCCTCTCGCAGCGCCTTGGGGGCACCGGAGAGGCAAGGTGAACGATGGAGACGAGGGCTCGATGAAACTAGGGTTGGGAGAGTTTATTTGGGGGCGCGTGTTC ATACAATTCAGCGAATTGGGGATTTGTTCTTTGGTTTGTCAGACGGTCCTCTTCTCTCTCTACGGTTTCGTCGGACG ATCAGGCCTGACATCGAAAGGATCGAGAAATGGGTGTTACGCATTGCTTTTGATGATGAGAAGAATCCTTATCTACCGAAGGTTTTCTAACAGAGCCATCTTTGGAAAATTCTTCCCTAAG AGCGCTGCTAGAGCTACTGTGCCAGGAGGTCCAAGTGTACCATGTAGTACAGCGAAGGCTGTGGAATGGGACGCTGCTTGGTCACAGAACCTTGACCTGTCGGGTTGTGCGGCTCTTGGAGTTCATGTTGCAGCTTATGAGGAAGATAAAGCCGAAGGTACCCGTCCTAAGAAGCTACAGGCAGAGAAAACTGCAGAAGGCATTGTTTGA
- the LOC106341805 gene encoding uncharacterized protein LOC106341805, whose translation MDRQDSDDIMKFLDGMASSDDVLFGFLDGGNHSPEVYPDTGSFAAGEDSDAENDAAGCNSEEDKTFWLEQEQLLQATLYRTSSIETKIRQAAKQALKEVRSEGTQCVCRRPVAGGCRSCLRGEVARRLREAGYDCVSCKSKWRSNHEIPAGEHEYLEIVDQSGSKKVEIRVVIELSFRAEFEMARGSEEYKRLVGILPEVYVGKTERLRTLIKILCMAVKKCMKDKKMHMGPWRKHKYMQAKWLGTCERKSMRLVAETKTETEDEDLIAKAKQRVSMLNYGIFENVSAGMGRPAAVAVV comes from the exons ATGGATCGTCAAGATTCTGATGACATAATGAAGTTTCTCGACGGCATGGCTAGCTCCGACGATGTTTTATTTGGTTTCCTCGACGGAGGAAACCATTCACCGGAGGTTTACCCTGACACCGGTAGCTTCGCCGCCGGTGAAGATTCCGATGCAGAAAACGATGCAGCCGGTTGCAATTCCGAAGAGGACAAAACCTTTTGGCTTGAACAAGAACAACTTCTCCAG GCGACACTGTATAGGACAAGTTCAATTGAGACAAAGATTCGACAAGCAGCGAAACAAGCGTTGAAAGAAGTGAGATCAGAAGGCACGCAATGTGTCTGCCGGAGACCCGTGGCCGGCGGTTGCCGTAGCTGTTTACGCGGCGAAGTGGCTCGCCGTCTCCGAGAGGCCGGCTATGATTGCGTCAGCTGTAAATCCAAATGGAGAAGCAATCATGAAATCCCTGCAG GTGAGCATGAATATTTGGAAATTGTGGACCAATCGGGATCGAAGAAAGTCGAGATCCGTGTGGTGATCGAGCTATCTTTCAGGGCTGAGTTTGAGATGGCGAGGGGTAGTGAGGAGTACAAGCGACTCGTTGGAATATTACCTGAAGTGTACGTGGGGAAAACAGAGAGGCTAAGAACACTAATAAAAATATTGTGCATGGCTGTGAAAAAGTGCATGAAAGACAAGAAAATGCACATGGGTCCTTGGAGAAAACACAAGTATATGCAAGCCAAATGGCTCGGTACCTGCGAGAGAAAATCTATGAGGCTGGTTGCTGAGACTAAGACGGAGACTGAGGATGAGGATCTGATTGCCAAAGCTAAACAGAGAGTTTCTATGCTGAATTATGGTATTTTTGAAAACGTATCCGCCGGAATGGGCCGTCCGGCCGCCGTAGCGGTCGTGTGA
- the LOC106332609 gene encoding uncharacterized protein LOC106332609, giving the protein MEYYSEEEDSFDSSQCSDIDETDQAWSSKEDGCERSCSADEYSSSEYGDDPGEESPEPKPPDHSQGNTRFYKKGGCRENKSWSIDTDSEISMGEEDECDPHPTQACNPLKKSLTPASYGVTPYKVPGRSKSTTARKAQSTPAATKKQSRTARGNTPDYLVFSGSSMDPGVYLRWEDDMKQWLRAKNIPKEDKLSYALDMLIGKAYTWWEQEDAQTYYSNPVLNWGDLKARMYKEFVRKLRASNKILTRTMYQENRWSSMSTPKARPAADKSHAHCPDPSKSLSTSKKAEEVEKLSPAKKYQGWTSTTSKHHHQATSRKEVSSLKPESASMPMSAHGLKPKKMTSSVPTLHKGAMRSSQTEKFQERPIPTLLMGSQGIQEVCQRSKETSNQQENIRSQGKSSNSKNLKDQTCYRCHRRGHFAAVCPSKKLKETSLGEKTEISKISDSLIQSDLLVSNACIMHLSMPKGVNTGPKEHESIEEEPPGEILEMDQNKAQDIRQHMFPKEINSEASILPNPTSTTPGMIQHQDVISKANLCVHGTGSPSLEHRIQKSNGDNISNK; this is encoded by the exons ATGGAGTATTACTCAGAAGAAGAAGACTCTTTTGATTCAAGCCAATGTTCCGATATCGACGAAACCGACCAAGCATGGTCCAGTAAGGAGGATGGCTGTGAAAGATCGTGTTCTGCTGATGAATACTCTAGTTCAGAGTATGGAGACGACCCTGGTGAAGAAAGTCCTGAACCTAAACCACCAGACCACTCTCAAGGCAACACAAGATTTTACAAGAAAGGAGGTTGCCGAGAAAACAAATCATGGAGCATTGACACTGATTCTGAAATCAGTATGGGAGAGGAAGATGAATGTGATCCACATCCTACCCAGGCTTGCAATCCTCTCAAGAAATCACTGACGCCAGCCAGCTATGGAGTTACTCCATACAAAGTACCAGGCCGATCCAAATCCACCACAGCTAGAAAAGCTCAATCAACACCAGCTGCCACAAAGAAGCAATCCAGAACAGCACGTGGGAACACACCTGATTATCTAGTCTTTTCAGGTTCTAGCATGGACCCTGGAGTCTATTTAAGATGGGAGGATGATATGAAGCAGTGGCTGCGAGCAAAGAACATCCCAAAGGAAGATAAGCTATCATATGCCCTTGATATGCTTATTGGAAAAGCTTACACTTGGTGGGAACAAGAAGATGCCCAGACCTACTACTCTAATCCAGTACTCAATTGGGGAGATCTTAAGGCACGCATGTATAAGGAGTTTGTAAGGAAGCTCAGGGCTAGCAACAAAATTCTCACAAGGACTATGTACCAAGAAAATCGGTGGAGTTCAATGTCAACACCAAAGGCAAGACCAGCTGCTGATAAGAGTCACGCCCACTGTCCTGATCCAAGTAAGTCATTGTCCACTTCAAAGAAGGCAGAGGAGGTTGAGAAACTTTCTCCAGCCAAGAAGTATCAAGGCTGGACAAGCACCACATCAAAGCACCATCACCAAGCAACATCAAGGAAAGAGGTGTCTAGCTTAAAACCAGAATCTGCTTCTATGCCTATGAGTGCTCACGGCCTTAAGCCCAAGAAGATGACATCAAGTGTCCCTACGCTTCACAAAGGAGCTATGAGGTCGTCCCAAACAGAGAAGTTTCAAGAGAGACCAATCCCTACACTTTTGATGGGATCACAAGGGATACAAGAAGTATGTCAAAG GTCCAAAGAAACTTCCAACCAACAAGAGAACATAAGAAGCCAAGGTAAGTCCTCTAACTCTAAAAATTTAAAAGATCAGACATGTTATAGATGTCATAGACGTGGACACTTTGCTGCTGTTTGTCCATCTAAGAAATTGAAAGAAACATCACTAGGAGAGAAAACTGAAATATCAAAAATAAGTGATAGTTTAATTCAATCTGATTTGTTGGTTTCCAATGCTTGTATAATGCACTTGTCTATGCCAAAAGGTGTTAATACAGGTCCTAAGGAGCATGAGTCCATTGAAGAAGAACCACCAGGAGAAATTCTTGAGATGGACCAGAATAAAGCTCAAGACATAAGGCAACACATGTTCCCTAAGGAGATCAATTCCGAGGCATCCATACTGCCCAATCCGACCAGCACTACACCAGGTATGATCCAACATCAAGATGTAATTAGTAAAGCTAATTTGTGTGTTCATGGTACAGGGAGCCCAAGTTTGGAACATAGGATCCAAAAGAGTAATGGGGATAATATTTCCAACAAATAG